ATAGGGCCTTGAGGGCCTTTTCAGCACATTGCTGCGCTAAAAAACAACTGTGGGAATACATCTTCTGATCTTTCAGCAATTGAGCCGCCTTCAAATCTTCCTGTGCTGTGGTCAACCACCGCACTGCTTCATGATGTTGCTGTTTCTGACTCATAAATGACCTTTCCTTCCTTCAACACCGACTGAATAAACTTCCGCGAAGACAATATGGCCAGCTCCTTTTCAGTATAAATCAATAAATCCACAGAATACGGCTGAAGCAAGGACGAAATTCTTTCATAAAGCGTATCATATCGGTTGAAAAAACGTGCCGATGTTTCCTGTACAAGCAATAAGTCAATATCACTGCGGCGGCTTTGTTCCCCACGGGCAAAGGAGCCAAACACCAATGCACGTGACACCTGATTGGTACGAAACAGGTCACACAGCGCTTCATACGCTGAATCACTGCATATCCCGCAATGCGCCGCTTTTCCCGTTTCATTTTCAGCTATCATATTCTATCATCTACCCGTTTTCTTGTGAATTTT
This genomic stretch from Spartobacteria bacterium harbors:
- a CDS encoding nucleotidyltransferase domain-containing protein, which translates into the protein MIAENETGKAAHCGICSDSAYEALCDLFRTNQVSRALVFGSFARGEQSRRSDIDLLLVQETSARFFNRYDTLYERISSLLQPYSVDLLIYTEKELAILSSRKFIQSVLKEGKVIYESETATS